A DNA window from Pseudomonas sp. B21-056 contains the following coding sequences:
- a CDS encoding ABC transporter ATP-binding protein: protein MAFVQLEDLSKRYGDIDAVVATNLAVEKGEFVSLLGPSGCGKTTTLQMIAGFVEVSSGHILLDGRDITHAKPASRGLGVVFQSYALFPHMTVRDNVAFGLRMRKVPASELQLRVDRVLKLVRLDRHAERYPRELSGGQRQRVALARALVIEPPVLLLDEPLSNLDANLREEMQFEIRRIQREVGITTLMVTHDQSEALSISDRVVVMQAGRITQIDTPYTLYEHPRTTFISGFVGKANLLPGERDSAGVVQACQPGRGELTLSLRPEKIDLCAAGAGRLQGMIVSRFFLGSQWLYGVSTGLGELCVVRRNDGSAPMAEGTAVGLDWDPALLRVLSVDEVPA, encoded by the coding sequence ATGGCTTTCGTGCAACTTGAAGACTTGAGTAAACGTTACGGCGACATTGACGCCGTGGTCGCCACCAACCTCGCGGTAGAAAAGGGCGAGTTCGTCTCGCTGCTGGGCCCTTCCGGTTGCGGCAAGACCACCACCCTGCAAATGATCGCCGGCTTCGTTGAAGTCAGCAGCGGGCACATCCTGCTGGACGGCCGCGACATCACCCACGCCAAACCCGCCAGCCGTGGCCTGGGCGTTGTGTTCCAGAGTTATGCGTTGTTCCCTCACATGACCGTCCGCGACAACGTCGCCTTCGGCCTGCGCATGCGCAAGGTACCTGCCAGCGAACTCCAGCTTCGGGTGGACCGGGTGCTCAAGCTGGTGCGCCTGGACCGGCATGCCGAGCGCTATCCCCGGGAACTCTCCGGCGGCCAGCGTCAGCGCGTGGCACTGGCCCGGGCGCTGGTGATCGAACCGCCGGTGCTGTTGCTCGACGAGCCGCTGTCCAACCTCGACGCCAACCTGCGCGAAGAGATGCAATTCGAAATCCGCCGCATCCAGCGCGAAGTCGGCATCACCACATTGATGGTCACCCACGACCAGTCCGAAGCGCTGTCCATCAGTGACCGCGTCGTGGTGATGCAAGCCGGACGCATCACCCAGATCGATACGCCCTACACCCTGTACGAACACCCGCGCACCACCTTCATTTCCGGCTTCGTCGGCAAGGCCAACCTGCTGCCCGGCGAACGCGACAGCGCCGGTGTCGTCCAAGCCTGTCAGCCGGGCCGGGGCGAACTGACCCTGAGCCTGCGCCCGGAAAAGATCGACCTGTGCGCCGCCGGCGCGGGCCGCCTGCAAGGCATGATTGTCAGCCGCTTCTTCCTCGGCAGCCAATGGTTGTATGGCGTCTCGACCGGCCTGGGCGAACTCTGCGTGGTCCGTCGAAATGACGGCAGCGCGCCGATGGCCGAAGGCACGGCGGTGGGCCTGGACTGGGATCCGGCACTGCTGCGGGTGCTGAGTGTCGATGAGGTGCCGGCATGA
- a CDS encoding IclR family transcriptional regulator: MVDFTDRNIEKNEVGVGAVSRLFAVLRSLGDTAEDGERVTQLAQRIGLSQPTTHRLLRSLMDEGMVEQDGRSKRYRLSLDFFALAARAGNTGNLRELARPAMLRLSASLGDSLFLLARSGFDAICLDRSEGPFPIRTFTGDIGGRVALGVGQGSLAILAFLSEEERDTVIHYNLPRLKDFHLYDEVFLRSEVENVRSLGYAGRNTGVLQGMAGVAVPILDRGGRAVAALSVATISDRLGPDRLPTVVEMLKREAALIGPRINPFDPLLRRPSQVFGQG; encoded by the coding sequence ATGGTTGATTTCACTGATCGGAATATTGAAAAAAACGAAGTCGGGGTTGGCGCCGTCTCCCGGTTGTTCGCCGTGTTGCGCAGCCTGGGCGACACTGCCGAAGACGGGGAGCGGGTGACGCAACTGGCCCAGCGCATCGGCCTGTCCCAGCCGACCACCCATCGCCTGCTGCGCAGCCTGATGGACGAGGGCATGGTCGAGCAGGATGGGCGCAGCAAACGCTATCGCCTGAGCCTGGACTTCTTTGCCCTGGCCGCCCGCGCCGGGAACACCGGCAACCTGCGTGAACTGGCGCGACCGGCCATGCTGCGGCTGTCGGCGTCCCTGGGGGACTCGTTGTTCCTGCTGGCGCGCAGCGGCTTCGATGCGATCTGCCTGGACCGCAGCGAAGGGCCGTTCCCGATCCGCACCTTTACCGGTGACATTGGCGGGCGAGTGGCGTTGGGCGTGGGGCAGGGCAGCCTGGCGATCCTGGCGTTCCTGTCGGAAGAGGAGCGCGACACGGTGATTCATTACAACCTGCCGCGGCTCAAGGATTTTCATCTGTACGACGAAGTGTTCCTGCGCTCGGAGGTGGAGAACGTGCGCAGCCTGGGCTACGCCGGACGCAACACCGGCGTGTTGCAGGGGATGGCGGGGGTGGCGGTGCCGATCCTGGATCGCGGCGGCCGTGCCGTGGCGGCCTTGAGCGTGGCGACCATCAGCGACCGCCTGGGCCCGGATCGCCTGCCGACGGTGGTGGAGATGCTCAAGCGCGAGGCGGCCCTGATCGGCCCACGGATCAACCCGTTCGACCCGCTGCTGCGCCGGCCTTCGCAGGTGTTTGGGCAGGGCTGA
- a CDS encoding ABC transporter substrate-binding protein — MNHVKRTALLGFSCLSALLAAGQAHAEPTLYLGMNGGTMERLYADKVLPAFEKANNVKVVIVPGTSADILAKVQASKDNPQMHVMFLDDGIMYRAISMGLCDKLEDSPTLAQIPAKGRIKDQAVAVSLGVTGLAYNTRLFKEKGWSAPTSWMDMADPRFKDKLVFQSVASSTFGLHGFLMFNRIQGGSETNVEPGFKAWPNTVGRNVLEYIPSSAKISEMLQTDEAALFPLTPTQVTALKLKGMPVEYAQPKEGAVVLNVAECAIAHNTQPELAQKLAAFLLTPEAQAIALEEGDQIPSNPNTPTTDKTRGQVEAMKQYLATAIAVDWDQVNEQRPAWNARWSRNIER; from the coding sequence ATGAATCACGTCAAACGCACTGCATTGCTGGGTTTTTCCTGCTTGAGCGCATTGCTCGCCGCCGGCCAGGCACACGCCGAGCCGACGCTTTACCTGGGCATGAACGGCGGCACCATGGAGCGGCTCTATGCCGACAAGGTCTTGCCGGCCTTCGAGAAAGCCAACAACGTCAAAGTGGTGATCGTACCCGGGACCTCGGCGGACATCCTGGCGAAAGTACAGGCCAGCAAAGACAACCCACAGATGCACGTCATGTTCCTGGATGACGGCATCATGTACCGCGCCATTTCCATGGGGCTTTGCGACAAGCTCGAAGACAGCCCGACCCTGGCGCAAATCCCCGCCAAGGGCCGTATCAAGGATCAGGCCGTGGCCGTCAGCCTGGGTGTGACGGGGCTCGCCTACAACACGCGCCTGTTCAAGGAAAAAGGCTGGAGCGCGCCGACGTCATGGATGGACATGGCCGATCCGCGCTTCAAGGACAAACTGGTGTTCCAGTCGGTGGCCTCGTCCACCTTCGGCCTGCACGGTTTCCTGATGTTCAACCGGATCCAGGGTGGCAGCGAGACCAACGTCGAGCCGGGCTTCAAGGCCTGGCCGAACACCGTCGGGCGCAACGTGCTGGAATACATCCCCAGCTCGGCGAAGATTTCCGAAATGCTGCAGACCGACGAAGCCGCGCTGTTCCCGCTGACGCCGACCCAGGTGACCGCGCTGAAACTCAAGGGCATGCCTGTTGAATATGCGCAACCGAAGGAAGGCGCCGTGGTGCTCAACGTCGCGGAGTGCGCCATCGCCCACAACACCCAACCTGAGCTGGCGCAGAAGCTCGCCGCTTTCCTGCTGACGCCTGAAGCCCAGGCCATTGCCCTGGAGGAAGGCGACCAGATCCCGTCCAACCCCAACACCCCGACCACCGACAAGACCCGCGGCCAGGTGGAAGCCATGAAGCAATACCTGGCAACGGCGATTGCAGTGGACTGGGACCAGGTCAATGAACAGCGTCCGGCGTGGAATGCGCGTTGGAGCCGCAATATCGAGCGCTAG
- a CDS encoding ABC transporter permease, with translation MSRNGPFALLFHALVVVFMLAPLVVVCLVAFTPENTLSLPTTEFSLRWFRAVFERADFVDAFYNSLALAFCAASLATLIAVPAALAITRLEFPGRDFFNGLFLSPIIIPHLVLGVALLRLFALMGVNGNFTWLIFAHVLVITPYVLRLVLASAIGLDRSAEQAAQSLGAGRFTLFRQITLPMILPGVAGGWLLAFINSFDEVTLSIFVTSPATQTLPVRMYVYATESIDPMMAAVSALVIALTALTMILLDRVYGLDRVLVGKQ, from the coding sequence ATGTCCAGGAACGGTCCTTTCGCCTTGTTGTTTCATGCCTTGGTCGTGGTGTTCATGCTGGCGCCGCTGGTGGTGGTCTGTCTCGTCGCCTTCACGCCGGAAAACACCCTGAGCCTGCCGACCACGGAATTCTCCCTGCGCTGGTTCCGCGCCGTGTTCGAGCGCGCGGATTTCGTCGATGCGTTCTACAACAGCCTGGCCCTGGCGTTCTGCGCGGCCTCGCTGGCGACGTTGATCGCGGTGCCGGCAGCGCTGGCAATCACCCGCCTCGAGTTTCCCGGCCGGGATTTCTTCAACGGCCTGTTCCTGTCGCCGATCATCATTCCGCACCTGGTGCTGGGGGTGGCGCTGCTGCGGCTGTTTGCGCTGATGGGGGTGAACGGCAACTTCACCTGGCTGATCTTCGCCCACGTTCTGGTCATCACCCCGTATGTGTTGCGCCTGGTGCTGGCATCGGCCATCGGCCTGGACCGCAGCGCCGAACAGGCTGCGCAATCGCTGGGGGCCGGGCGCTTCACGCTGTTCCGGCAGATCACCCTGCCGATGATCCTGCCGGGGGTGGCCGGGGGCTGGTTGCTGGCGTTCATCAACAGTTTCGATGAAGTCACGCTGTCGATCTTTGTCACGTCACCGGCGACGCAAACCCTGCCGGTGCGCATGTATGTGTACGCCACCGAATCCATCGACCCGATGATGGCGGCGGTGTCGGCACTGGTCATTGCGCTCACCGCACTGACCATGATTCTGCTCGACCGGGTCTATGGCCTGGATCGGGTTCTGGTGGGCAAACAGTGA
- a CDS encoding NAD(P)/FAD-dependent oxidoreductase: MKPIAIIGAGPAGIRAAQTLVAHGVYPVLLDEAQRGGGQIYRRQPANFKRSPAKLYGFEAHKANSIHQTIDELREQLDYRPDTLVWNAEAGLLDTLHEGRAARLEYSNLIVATGATDRILPVPGWTLPGVYSLGAAQIALKFQGCAIGERVVFAGSGPLLYLVAYQYAKAGANVVAVLDSSPLKSQARALPGLLTQPVTLAKGLYYRGWLTAHGVAVHQGASLSRIDGERRVQSLKWHNAKGQQTLACDAVAFAHGLRSETQLADLLGCEFTWNALNRAWLPQRDSAGRSSVAGVYLAGDGAGIMGADAAEKAGERAALALLADSGYRVDPQRCTQLEKELEHIGHFRQGLERAFAFPQSWAADAADELMICRCEEVSVGDIRRVIGEGHWEINRVKAHCRVGMGRCQGRMCGAAAAEIIASESGRPICGIGRLRAQAPVKPVPFGLEVEP, translated from the coding sequence ATGAAACCAATCGCCATCATCGGCGCTGGCCCCGCCGGGATCCGTGCCGCCCAGACCCTGGTCGCCCACGGCGTGTACCCTGTCCTGCTGGATGAAGCCCAGCGCGGTGGCGGGCAGATCTATCGGCGGCAGCCGGCCAATTTCAAGCGCTCGCCCGCCAAGCTGTATGGCTTCGAAGCGCATAAAGCCAACTCGATCCACCAGACCATCGACGAACTGCGCGAGCAGCTAGACTATCGCCCCGACACGCTGGTGTGGAACGCCGAAGCCGGCCTGCTCGACACCCTGCATGAGGGGCGCGCCGCCCGGCTGGAATATTCGAACCTGATCGTTGCCACAGGCGCCACCGACCGGATCCTGCCCGTACCGGGCTGGACGTTGCCGGGGGTGTACAGCCTCGGCGCCGCGCAGATCGCCCTGAAGTTCCAGGGCTGCGCCATCGGTGAACGGGTGGTGTTCGCCGGCAGCGGCCCGTTGCTTTATCTGGTGGCCTATCAATACGCCAAGGCCGGCGCCAACGTGGTCGCCGTGCTCGACAGCTCCCCTCTGAAGTCCCAGGCCCGCGCCCTGCCTGGCCTGCTGACGCAACCGGTCACGCTCGCCAAGGGTCTCTATTACCGGGGCTGGCTGACCGCCCACGGCGTCGCCGTGCACCAAGGCGCGAGCCTGTCGCGGATCGACGGTGAACGCCGGGTGCAATCGTTGAAATGGCACAACGCAAAAGGCCAACAGACCCTCGCTTGCGACGCGGTGGCCTTCGCCCACGGCTTGCGCAGCGAAACCCAACTGGCCGACCTGCTGGGCTGCGAATTCACCTGGAACGCCCTCAACCGCGCCTGGCTGCCCCAGCGGGACAGCGCCGGCCGCAGCAGCGTGGCCGGTGTCTACCTCGCGGGTGACGGCGCAGGAATCATGGGTGCCGACGCCGCCGAAAAAGCCGGCGAACGCGCCGCCCTGGCCTTGCTCGCGGACAGCGGTTACCGGGTCGACCCGCAGCGTTGCACCCAATTGGAGAAAGAACTCGAACACATCGGCCATTTCCGCCAAGGCCTGGAACGTGCCTTTGCCTTCCCGCAAAGCTGGGCCGCCGATGCGGCTGACGAGCTGATGATTTGCCGTTGCGAAGAAGTCAGCGTCGGCGACATCCGTCGGGTGATCGGCGAAGGCCATTGGGAAATCAACCGGGTCAAGGCCCATTGCCGGGTCGGCATGGGGCGTTGCCAGGGAAGAATGTGTGGCGCCGCGGCGGCGGAAATCATCGCCAGCGAAAGTGGACGGCCCATTTGCGGCATCGGCCGCCTGCGCGCCCAGGCGCCGGTCAAACCGGTACCGTTTGGCCTGGAGGTCGAACCATGA
- a CDS encoding ABC transporter permease: MKLLDGMRRGRQGYLMSAPALALYLGLLVIPLGLTLALSFNVFDYGSGIDSHAYTLDHYISLLGDSYFYEIFLRTFWISALTTVLCVLIGVPEAYVLSRMGAPWRSIFLILILTPLLISVVVRAFGWSLLLGADGLVNQTLQAFGGAPMKLLYTPFAVVIALVHVMLPFMIIPVWTSLQKLDPAAEQAALSLGASQFTVIRKVVLPQIMPGVLSGTLIVFGLAASSFAIPGLLGGRRLKMVATLIYDQYLSELNWPMGAAIAIALLLLNLLIMLSWNRMIEGRYKKSLG, translated from the coding sequence ATGAAGCTGCTGGACGGAATGCGCCGGGGCCGCCAAGGCTACCTGATGTCCGCACCGGCCCTGGCCCTGTACCTGGGTTTGCTGGTGATTCCCCTGGGCCTGACCCTGGCGCTGTCGTTCAACGTCTTCGACTACGGGTCGGGCATCGACAGCCACGCGTACACCCTCGATCACTACATCAGCCTGCTGGGCGATTCGTATTTCTACGAGATCTTCTTGCGGACCTTCTGGATCAGCGCCTTGACCACGGTTTTGTGCGTGCTGATCGGCGTGCCCGAGGCATACGTGCTCAGCCGCATGGGCGCGCCATGGCGCTCGATTTTCCTGATCCTGATTCTCACCCCGCTGCTGATTTCGGTGGTGGTGCGGGCCTTCGGCTGGAGCCTGCTGCTGGGCGCCGACGGCTTGGTCAACCAGACGCTGCAAGCGTTCGGTGGCGCGCCGATGAAGCTTTTGTACACGCCGTTCGCCGTGGTCATTGCCCTGGTCCACGTGATGCTGCCGTTCATGATCATTCCGGTCTGGACCTCATTGCAGAAACTCGACCCGGCCGCGGAACAGGCCGCGTTGTCCCTGGGGGCCAGCCAGTTCACGGTGATCCGCAAGGTCGTGCTGCCGCAGATCATGCCCGGCGTGCTGTCCGGCACCCTGATCGTGTTCGGCCTGGCCGCCAGCTCCTTCGCCATTCCCGGCCTGCTCGGCGGACGTCGATTGAAGATGGTCGCCACGCTGATCTACGACCAGTACCTGTCGGAACTCAACTGGCCCATGGGCGCGGCCATCGCCATCGCGCTGTTGCTGCTCAACCTGCTGATCATGCTGTCGTGGAACCGCATGATCGAAGGCCGCTACAAGAAGTCATTGGGGTAA
- a CDS encoding sigma-70 family RNA polymerase sigma factor codes for MNELDDQLRLLIPRLRRFAVSLTRNPSNADDLVQTCLERALSKWNDKRADGDLRAWLFSILYRQFLDAHRRSRRYARMLEFFTGRDETHPSAERSVIAQSSLQAFDQLTTEQRALLLWVSVEGLSYQQVADILGVPTGTVMSRLSRARQALRQLSEGEITRPTLRILK; via the coding sequence ATGAACGAACTCGACGACCAGTTGCGCCTGCTCATCCCCCGGCTACGGCGATTTGCCGTGTCGCTGACGCGCAATCCGAGCAATGCCGACGACCTGGTGCAGACGTGCCTGGAGCGGGCGCTGTCCAAATGGAACGACAAGCGTGCGGACGGTGATCTGCGCGCCTGGCTGTTTTCCATCCTTTACCGGCAATTTCTCGATGCCCACCGCCGTTCCCGACGCTATGCCCGCATGCTGGAGTTTTTCACCGGCCGCGACGAGACGCACCCCTCGGCCGAGCGCAGCGTGATCGCCCAGTCGTCCCTCCAGGCTTTCGACCAACTCACCACCGAGCAGCGAGCCCTGTTGCTGTGGGTGTCGGTGGAAGGCTTGAGCTACCAGCAAGTCGCCGACATCCTCGGCGTACCGACCGGCACCGTGATGTCACGCCTGTCTCGCGCCCGCCAGGCTTTGCGCCAACTCAGCGAAGGCGAAATCACCCGCCCCACCCTGCGGATACTCAAATGA
- a CDS encoding catalase family peroxidase, translated as MVDPSSSPGPASGRPPLSAASLTLRLGGIAVIVAALAGAFAYVNGSLDPQRLTPKALVNVLEKNNGVHPGFRRNHSKGVCVAGYFESSGEARVYSSAQVFVDARTPVVGRFALPSGNPYAPDGSVPIRSLALRFTQANGQQWRTGMNSMPVFPVGTPEAFYQFQQAQSPDPVTGKPNPTAVPAFFAAHPETVPFLQWIKTAKPSASYATETYNGINAFYLVNPAGQRQAVRWGVVPLTADAADATPAQGADFLEQDLTQRLAVGPLRWRLNITLANPGDPVNDASKAWPTDRKVLNAGTLVLESTQAQDNGECRDINYDPLILPSGIEGSEDPLLAARSAAYASSYLRRTSEVSQLPATQESRP; from the coding sequence ATGGTTGACCCTTCTTCTTCACCTGGCCCCGCGTCGGGTCGGCCGCCGCTGAGTGCCGCCAGCCTGACACTGCGCCTGGGTGGCATTGCGGTGATTGTTGCCGCACTGGCCGGGGCGTTTGCCTACGTCAATGGCAGCCTTGACCCACAACGCCTGACGCCCAAAGCACTGGTCAATGTGCTGGAAAAGAACAATGGCGTTCATCCGGGCTTCCGGCGCAATCACTCGAAGGGAGTCTGTGTCGCCGGTTATTTCGAAAGCAGCGGCGAGGCGCGTGTCTATTCCAGTGCCCAGGTGTTCGTCGACGCACGAACACCTGTCGTCGGGCGTTTTGCCTTGCCCAGCGGTAACCCTTACGCGCCGGACGGCAGCGTACCGATCCGCAGCCTGGCGCTGCGCTTCACCCAGGCCAACGGCCAGCAATGGCGTACCGGCATGAACAGCATGCCGGTGTTCCCGGTGGGCACGCCTGAGGCGTTCTACCAGTTTCAGCAGGCCCAGTCACCGGATCCCGTCACGGGGAAACCAAACCCGACAGCGGTGCCGGCGTTCTTTGCCGCTCACCCGGAAACCGTGCCGTTCCTGCAATGGATCAAGACCGCCAAGCCGTCGGCCAGCTATGCCACCGAAACCTACAACGGCATCAATGCGTTTTATCTGGTCAATCCGGCCGGGCAACGTCAGGCGGTGCGCTGGGGCGTGGTCCCGCTGACCGCGGACGCGGCGGATGCGACGCCCGCCCAGGGCGCCGATTTCCTCGAGCAGGACCTGACCCAGCGTCTCGCCGTCGGGCCGTTGCGCTGGCGGTTGAACATCACCCTGGCCAATCCTGGCGATCCGGTGAATGACGCCAGCAAGGCCTGGCCCACCGATCGCAAGGTGCTCAATGCCGGCACGCTGGTGCTGGAGAGTACCCAGGCGCAAGACAACGGCGAATGCCGTGACATCAACTATGACCCGCTGATCCTGCCCAGCGGTATCGAAGGTTCCGAAGACCCGCTGCTGGCCGCACGTTCCGCCGCGTATGCCAGTTCCTATCTGCGACGTACCAGCGAAGTGAGCCAGTTGCCCGCCACCCAGGAGTCCCGCCCATGA
- a CDS encoding NAD(P)/FAD-dependent oxidoreductase: protein MIEVDVVIIGGGIVGSSAALFLSKAGRRVALLERDFCGSHASGVNYGGVRRQGRPLSQLPLSQRAHEIWSQLPQLIGIDGEYQRSGHLKLARSAEDMRALQDYAASSQGFGLDLQLLDRDALHVRFPWVGAVAVGASLCPDDGHANPRLVSPAFAQAARRHGAQVHEQCPVSLVEHDGQRFTVRSETGLVLRAPWLLNCAGAWASHFAAQFDEAVPMHAGHPAMLVTEPLPLVMDASTGVEGGGIYARQVARGNCVLGGGQGFALDDARARPGQNAVVEILRQAVELYPFLEGAQAIRTWSGTEGYLPDRQPVIGHSSTQPGLLHAFGFAGAGFQIGPAVGQALTEIICCGESKTPLDAFSITRFHSISVS, encoded by the coding sequence ATGATCGAAGTCGATGTGGTGATCATCGGTGGTGGCATCGTCGGTTCGTCGGCCGCGCTGTTCCTGAGCAAGGCCGGGCGTCGGGTGGCCCTGCTGGAACGGGACTTCTGCGGCTCGCACGCAAGCGGCGTGAACTACGGCGGTGTGCGACGCCAGGGGCGGCCATTGTCCCAACTGCCCCTGTCGCAGCGCGCCCATGAAATCTGGAGCCAGTTGCCCCAGCTGATCGGCATCGACGGTGAGTACCAGCGCAGCGGCCATCTGAAACTGGCCCGCAGCGCCGAGGACATGCGCGCATTGCAGGACTACGCCGCCAGCAGCCAGGGCTTCGGCCTCGACCTGCAACTGCTGGATCGCGACGCGCTGCACGTACGTTTCCCCTGGGTCGGCGCGGTCGCAGTCGGCGCCTCTCTTTGCCCGGATGACGGCCACGCCAATCCACGACTGGTGTCCCCGGCCTTTGCCCAAGCCGCGCGCCGGCATGGCGCTCAGGTTCATGAACAATGCCCTGTCAGCCTTGTGGAGCACGACGGCCAGCGCTTTACCGTGCGTAGCGAAACGGGCCTGGTGCTCCGCGCCCCCTGGCTGCTGAACTGCGCCGGCGCCTGGGCCAGCCATTTCGCCGCACAGTTCGACGAAGCCGTGCCCATGCACGCCGGGCACCCGGCGATGCTGGTCACCGAGCCGTTGCCGTTGGTGATGGATGCCAGCACCGGCGTGGAAGGCGGCGGGATCTATGCGCGCCAGGTTGCCCGCGGCAACTGCGTGCTGGGCGGCGGCCAGGGTTTCGCCCTCGACGACGCTCGCGCCCGGCCCGGCCAGAATGCCGTGGTCGAAATCCTGCGCCAGGCGGTCGAGCTCTACCCGTTCCTGGAGGGCGCCCAGGCGATTCGTACCTGGAGCGGCACCGAAGGTTACCTGCCCGATCGCCAGCCGGTGATCGGGCACAGCAGCACCCAACCCGGCCTGTTGCATGCGTTCGGCTTTGCCGGAGCGGGCTTTCAGATCGGCCCGGCGGTGGGCCAGGCGCTCACCGAAATCATCTGTTGCGGCGAATCGAAAACGCCGCTGGATGCGTTTTCCATCACCCGGTTTCACTCCATCTCCGTTTCTTGA
- a CDS encoding anti-sigma factor family protein yields MISMPPSDRDLHAYVDRQLSEADQHLMDTYLGSHPDVAARVRAWQQDALRLRTALSGALQQPANPDLDPALIRQRLKQRSRRHLASAAMLLLAVSVGGVGGWQARQMTLLSAAQPMADALQAYRLFAQQGILPADYQSGDESSMQGWLDRYFSHVNRLPDLSGAGFKPVSGRLLSTEQGAAAMIVYQDESGQKISFYVRPPGPRNFLLPRGSRRDGELQAEYWSGPGYNYAVVIPSDMPAAQKLKQTLDF; encoded by the coding sequence ATGATCAGCATGCCCCCCAGCGACCGTGACCTGCACGCCTACGTCGATCGCCAATTGAGCGAAGCCGACCAGCACCTGATGGACACCTACCTCGGCAGCCACCCCGACGTCGCCGCCCGGGTCCGGGCCTGGCAACAGGACGCGCTGCGCCTGCGCACCGCCCTGAGTGGCGCCTTGCAGCAACCGGCCAATCCGGATCTCGACCCGGCGTTGATCCGCCAACGGCTGAAACAGCGATCACGCCGACACCTGGCCAGCGCCGCGATGCTGTTGCTGGCCGTCAGCGTGGGGGGGGTCGGTGGCTGGCAGGCCCGTCAAATGACCCTCCTCAGCGCCGCCCAACCCATGGCCGACGCCCTACAGGCCTATCGGCTGTTTGCCCAGCAAGGCATCCTGCCGGCGGATTACCAGAGCGGTGACGAAAGCAGCATGCAAGGCTGGCTCGACCGTTACTTCAGCCACGTCAATCGCCTGCCGGATCTTTCCGGTGCCGGCTTCAAACCGGTCAGCGGCCGGTTGCTCAGCACCGAGCAAGGCGCGGCGGCGATGATCGTCTACCAGGACGAAAGCGGTCAGAAGATCAGCTTCTACGTGCGTCCACCGGGCCCCAGGAATTTCCTGCTGCCCCGTGGCAGCCGGCGCGACGGCGAACTGCAGGCCGAATACTGGTCCGGGCCGGGGTACAACTATGCGGTGGTCATCCCCAGTGACATGCCGGCTGCCCAAAAGCTCAAGCAGACCCTGGACTTCTGA
- a CDS encoding (2Fe-2S)-binding protein has product MALLKRLAEGDRPALDFTLDGQPASGLLGDTLLTAVLTCGDHLRGSDFSAEPRAGFCLMGACQDCWVRLGDGRRVRACATLLEAGQQITREPGRQL; this is encoded by the coding sequence ATGGCGCTGCTGAAACGACTGGCCGAAGGCGACCGCCCGGCCCTGGATTTTACCCTCGACGGCCAGCCGGCCTCCGGCCTGTTGGGCGATACGCTGCTGACCGCCGTGCTGACCTGCGGCGACCACCTGCGCGGCAGCGATTTCAGCGCAGAACCCCGGGCGGGATTCTGCCTGATGGGCGCCTGCCAGGACTGCTGGGTCCGCCTCGGCGACGGCCGCCGCGTCCGCGCCTGCGCCACCCTGCTCGAAGCCGGCCAGCAGATCACCCGCGAACCGGGGCGCCAGCTATGA